A window of the Oscillospiraceae bacterium NTUH-002-81 genome harbors these coding sequences:
- a CDS encoding SPFH domain-containing protein — protein MGLIKAALGSAGGVLADQWKEYFYCEAIPANVLAVKGQKRTSKRSVNTKGSENIITNGSVIAVADGQCMMIVEQGKVVEVCAEPGEFTYDTSTEPSIFSGDLGESIDQVFQNIGKRFTFGGEAPKDQRVYYFNIKEIIGNKYGTPSPVPFRVVDQRAGIDIDIAIRCFGEYSYRVANPLLFYTNVCGNVEADFDRGTIDSQLKTELLTALQPAFARISEMGIRYSALPGHTTELAEALNQELSAKWRDLRGLEIVSFGVSSVKANEEDEKMIKELQRNVAFMDPTRAAAHLVGAQAGAMQAAAANTNAGPAMAFMGVGMAGQAGGMNAQSLFQMGQQQAPQQQMPPQQQAPQQQMPPQQQTPQQQSDPAGGGWKCSCGATATGKFCPECGSPRPVDSIGWTCSCGTLNKGKFCVECGKPKPAGVPQYKCDKCGWEPDDPTHPPKFCPECGDPFDDGDIQ, from the coding sequence ATGGGACTTATAAAAGCGGCATTAGGCTCTGCCGGCGGTGTGCTGGCTGATCAGTGGAAAGAGTATTTTTACTGTGAGGCAATTCCAGCCAATGTGCTGGCAGTTAAGGGACAGAAACGAACATCCAAACGCTCCGTCAATACCAAGGGCAGCGAGAATATTATCACCAACGGTTCTGTGATCGCTGTGGCCGACGGCCAGTGCATGATGATCGTAGAGCAGGGCAAGGTAGTGGAGGTGTGTGCTGAACCGGGCGAATTTACTTATGACACCTCTACGGAACCCAGTATTTTCTCGGGTGATCTGGGTGAGAGTATCGATCAGGTATTCCAGAACATTGGCAAGCGCTTTACCTTTGGCGGTGAGGCGCCCAAGGATCAAAGGGTGTATTACTTTAACATCAAGGAGATCATAGGGAATAAGTATGGGACACCCTCGCCTGTACCCTTCCGGGTCGTGGACCAGCGGGCGGGAATCGACATTGATATCGCCATTCGCTGCTTTGGGGAGTATTCTTACCGGGTGGCAAATCCGCTGCTGTTCTACACCAACGTCTGCGGCAATGTGGAAGCGGATTTTGACCGCGGAACCATTGACAGTCAGCTGAAAACCGAACTGCTGACGGCACTTCAGCCCGCTTTTGCCAGGATCAGTGAGATGGGTATCCGCTACTCTGCCCTGCCAGGCCATACCACGGAGCTGGCAGAAGCACTGAACCAGGAGCTGTCTGCAAAGTGGCGGGATCTGCGGGGACTTGAAATCGTCTCCTTCGGCGTTTCCAGCGTCAAGGCCAACGAGGAAGACGAAAAGATGATCAAGGAACTGCAGCGCAATGTGGCTTTCATGGATCCCACACGTGCGGCAGCCCATCTTGTCGGGGCCCAGGCCGGTGCCATGCAGGCGGCAGCTGCGAATACCAATGCCGGTCCCGCCATGGCCTTCATGGGCGTGGGGATGGCCGGTCAGGCCGGCGGTATGAATGCACAAAGCCTTTTCCAGATGGGTCAGCAGCAGGCGCCGCAGCAACAGATGCCGCCACAGCAGCAGGCACCGCAGCAGCAGATGCCGCCACAGCAGCAGACGCCGCAGCAGCAGTCTGATCCGGCAGGGGGAGGATGGAAGTGCTCCTGTGGGGCTACAGCAACAGGGAAATTCTGTCCGGAGTGCGGGAGCCCCAGACCCGTGGACAGCATAGGATGGACCTGCTCCTGCGGAACGTTGAATAAAGGAAAATTCTGTGTCGAATGCGGCAAGCCCAAGCCGGCCGGGGTACCCCAGTACAAGTGTGACAAGTGCGGCTGGGAGCCGGACGATCCCACCCATCCGCCCAAGTTCTGTCCGGAGTGCGGAGATCCGTTTGACGACGGCGACATCCAATAA
- a CDS encoding DUF4428 domain-containing protein, whose product MALFGKLFEKKECAICGGEIGLLGNRKLEDGNCCKNCAAKLSPWFNDRRQSTVEEIKEQLAYREANKEKVAAFHITRTLGEDTKVLLDEDAGLFMVTASRNLADANPDVLAFSDVTGCKLDIDERKTEIEYRDAEGKRQSFTPCRYAYSYNFYIVINVNNPYFNEIRFQLNDSAVDNDAETLLDGPDAVRPMRGGTRPGMAGRAPVGGGMRVGVPVSNAEEVRASVEYRQYEEMGQEIRDALLQVREQVRNEAAAAAAPKTAVTCPFCGATTTPDASGCCEFCGGAVNG is encoded by the coding sequence ATGGCATTGTTCGGAAAACTGTTTGAGAAAAAGGAATGCGCCATCTGCGGCGGCGAGATCGGGTTGCTGGGCAACCGAAAGCTGGAGGACGGGAACTGCTGCAAGAACTGTGCGGCAAAGCTCTCCCCCTGGTTTAATGACCGGAGGCAGAGTACCGTGGAGGAAATCAAAGAGCAGCTGGCTTATCGGGAAGCGAATAAGGAAAAGGTTGCCGCTTTTCATATCACCCGCACGCTGGGAGAGGACACCAAAGTGCTCCTGGATGAGGACGCAGGGCTGTTTATGGTCACTGCAAGCCGAAATCTGGCGGATGCCAATCCGGATGTACTGGCCTTTTCTGATGTGACCGGATGTAAGCTGGATATCGACGAGAGAAAAACCGAGATTGAGTATAGAGACGCGGAAGGGAAACGGCAAAGCTTTACGCCCTGTCGGTATGCGTATTCCTATAATTTCTATATCGTGATCAATGTCAACAATCCTTACTTTAATGAAATCCGCTTTCAGCTGAACGATTCCGCGGTGGACAATGATGCAGAAACCCTGCTGGATGGACCGGATGCTGTTCGCCCGATGCGCGGCGGCACCCGGCCCGGTATGGCCGGCAGAGCACCTGTGGGTGGCGGTATGAGGGTCGGTGTACCTGTCTCCAACGCAGAAGAAGTACGCGCCAGCGTGGAGTACCGGCAGTATGAGGAGATGGGGCAGGAGATCCGGGATGCCTTGCTCCAGGTTCGGGAACAGGTAAGAAATGAAGCGGCCGCAGCTGCAGCTCCGAAAACGGCAGTAACCTGTCCGTTCTGCGGAGCTACCACCACACCAGATGCCAGCGGCTGCTGTGAATTTTGCGGCGGCGCTGTCAATGGATAA
- a CDS encoding DUF5640 domain-containing protein, protein MKISKKMIALLLALMMVLSLTACGGNKDALAGTWSADLGDDGVITWMFDGKGKCTMENAYMKQDGTYSIEDDQLTVTLESWSDPSVYTFSVDGSNLTMSENSGYGISGTFEKK, encoded by the coding sequence ATGAAAATATCAAAAAAGATGATAGCACTTCTTTTGGCACTCATGATGGTTCTGAGTCTGACGGCCTGTGGAGGCAACAAGGATGCCCTTGCAGGTACCTGGTCAGCTGACCTGGGGGATGACGGCGTTATCACATGGATGTTTGACGGGAAAGGCAAATGCACCATGGAGAATGCCTACATGAAACAGGATGGCACCTATAGCATTGAGGATGACCAGCTTACGGTAACGCTGGAAAGCTGGAGCGATCCGTCTGTTTACACGTTTTCTGTGGATGGCAGCAATCTCACCATGAGCGAAAATTCCGGCTACGGCATCAGTGGAACCTTCGAGAAAAAATAG
- a CDS encoding DUF5067 domain-containing protein, whose translation MRQTKKKLLCLLLAALLLFSLAACGKNKSPGDSNLIKIGDYELLYKSACIVEDSDQNDAVVLTLDFTNNSKENASYLWSVDETAMQNGVELDIASIVTDYDAFTTVIDDQFKEIAPGATLEVKTAFVLKDTTSEIKVTFEELLGSKNGSITIDPSTLSRETATNIGSKAASSDGDEETLLDWWNGDWYGWWQMTGCSGYYESMEGQWWDVCGVIDIGADSTGTVTLWDESYTKAEPMASAQVSLNTSGTGEHGTMMSEGGWFTNVALEHADWIVDPGLMERDNMICIDGWYEDGDDEYHYEIYLRPWGLYWDDAGEDFLPYSYTDWYLPMIEAGKSMPDSINADAPASNPGTDMAGGDGIVTEEQVQKGYVWMNEVNRNIFDTTYEELVAYFGVEGLFEKEEYSDHMKANYRYYKWISADNDSHFIYVNFKEEETGVYEVSAYNTSGFSSEEAIEKYLDIVKAEAAEANKAASANAVMKDFSAKIAMFAHDEINVTVKTTIPESGWSFDESGRCLVENDDPTAFGAGTIQFEVREKVEDFDYYKEKFENYQDIEDRVIGGITFHGRTYKYIGYEWIQYIAQIDDTRAFSIGLRNMDCVEGTMPDIILTNMKFQ comes from the coding sequence ATGAGACAAACAAAGAAGAAACTTTTATGTTTGCTTCTTGCGGCACTGCTGCTGTTCAGCCTTGCCGCCTGCGGCAAAAACAAGTCGCCGGGAGACTCGAACCTGATCAAGATCGGCGATTATGAACTGCTTTATAAGAGCGCATGTATTGTGGAGGATTCAGATCAAAATGATGCAGTTGTTCTGACGCTGGACTTTACAAACAACAGCAAGGAAAATGCCTCTTATCTGTGGAGCGTTGATGAAACGGCCATGCAGAATGGTGTTGAACTGGACATTGCGTCTATCGTTACCGACTACGATGCCTTTACTACGGTGATAGACGACCAGTTCAAGGAAATTGCTCCGGGTGCAACCCTGGAGGTGAAGACGGCCTTCGTGCTGAAGGACACGACCAGTGAGATCAAGGTGACCTTCGAGGAGCTGCTCGGCAGCAAAAACGGCAGCATCACCATCGATCCGTCCACACTTAGCCGGGAAACAGCCACCAATATCGGATCGAAAGCTGCGTCATCTGATGGGGATGAGGAGACACTGCTTGACTGGTGGAACGGCGATTGGTACGGCTGGTGGCAGATGACCGGCTGCTCCGGTTATTATGAGAGCATGGAAGGACAGTGGTGGGACGTCTGCGGCGTGATCGACATTGGTGCAGATTCTACCGGTACCGTTACGCTGTGGGACGAGAGCTACACAAAGGCAGAACCCATGGCTTCGGCGCAGGTCAGCCTGAATACGTCCGGAACCGGCGAGCACGGCACGATGATGTCCGAGGGCGGCTGGTTTACCAATGTTGCACTGGAACATGCAGACTGGATTGTTGACCCCGGTCTGATGGAACGGGATAACATGATCTGTATTGACGGCTGGTATGAAGATGGTGACGACGAGTATCACTATGAGATTTATCTGCGTCCGTGGGGACTTTACTGGGATGATGCGGGAGAAGATTTCCTTCCCTATTCTTACACGGACTGGTACCTGCCAATGATCGAGGCAGGCAAGTCTATGCCGGACAGCATCAATGCAGATGCACCCGCGTCGAATCCGGGCACGGATATGGCCGGAGGGGACGGCATCGTGACGGAAGAGCAGGTGCAAAAGGGCTATGTCTGGATGAACGAGGTCAACAGAAATATTTTTGACACTACCTACGAGGAGCTTGTTGCTTACTTCGGCGTGGAAGGTTTGTTTGAAAAGGAAGAGTACAGCGACCATATGAAGGCGAACTACCGGTACTATAAGTGGATCTCTGCGGACAATGACTCACATTTTATCTATGTCAATTTCAAGGAGGAGGAGACTGGCGTTTATGAAGTGAGCGCCTACAACACCAGCGGCTTTTCAAGCGAGGAAGCCATTGAGAAGTATCTTGACATCGTAAAGGCCGAAGCTGCCGAAGCAAATAAGGCCGCCTCCGCAAACGCTGTAATGAAGGACTTTTCTGCAAAGATCGCCATGTTTGCCCACGATGAGATCAATGTAACGGTCAAGACAACCATTCCGGAAAGTGGCTGGTCCTTTGACGAGAGTGGTCGATGTCTGGTGGAAAACGATGATCCCACTGCATTCGGCGCGGGCACCATCCAGTTTGAGGTCAGGGAAAAGGTGGAGGATTTCGATTATTACAAGGAAAAATTCGAAAACTATCAGGATATTGAAGACCGCGTCATCGGCGGCATCACCTTCCATGGACGCACCTATAAGTACATCGGTTATGAATGGATCCAGTATATCGCACAGATTGACGACACCCGTGCCTTTTCCATCGGTCTGCGGAATATGGACTGTGTCGAGGGCACGATGCCGGACATCATTCTTACCAACATGAAATTTCAGTAG
- a CDS encoding TPM domain-containing protein, translated as MKKFTCFALSVLLSLSFCIPAAAAEDYGVIYDETEQLGSESLQHAGEVTLPALTEQYGVDLRVDILTKSDYDTVFDAAEGIYEKYGYGYGEYHSGITLTLLLQPYKDGYTLAEDDWCVYLGGTDENLLYGDWLYDLTEVMEPYLSEESGAWSGDMDVSAVALSHAVNMMAEFVEDLFGSGDGSYGMTEESFEQDAESPDSILMNYIFDISDLLPFDQWQELEQRAGNISQRYSCGVYAVLVDDYEDYGSGDVYDVTTQIYHSGENSFGMGSGQDGIMILLSMEERDYAMFVYGKTAEYAFNKYGQEQLEGCFLGDFGNDDWYGGISHYLDACDEYLAKADAGHPVRANPWWGIGLMVFLSCLVALAICVTLRRKLNNVRQKVQANEYITPDGLCLADSYDRYTHTTQTRTKIEREGSDGGGHTSSCSGGGGSGRSGKF; from the coding sequence ATGAAGAAATTTACATGTTTTGCGTTGTCAGTGCTGCTGTCGCTGAGCTTCTGTATTCCGGCTGCGGCAGCGGAAGATTACGGCGTGATTTACGATGAAACAGAGCAGTTAGGGTCGGAATCGCTGCAGCATGCAGGAGAGGTCACGCTGCCTGCGCTTACAGAGCAGTATGGTGTTGACCTGCGGGTAGATATTCTGACGAAGAGTGATTATGATACAGTATTTGATGCTGCGGAAGGCATTTACGAAAAGTATGGTTATGGCTATGGGGAATACCATTCCGGCATTACCCTGACCCTGCTGCTTCAGCCTTACAAAGATGGGTATACACTGGCTGAGGATGACTGGTGTGTCTATCTGGGCGGTACGGATGAAAATCTGCTCTACGGGGATTGGCTTTATGATCTTACCGAGGTGATGGAGCCTTATTTGTCAGAGGAATCCGGGGCATGGTCAGGCGATATGGATGTGAGTGCTGTGGCGCTTTCCCACGCTGTGAACATGATGGCGGAATTCGTGGAGGATCTTTTCGGATCGGGAGATGGCAGTTATGGAATGACGGAAGAGTCCTTCGAACAGGATGCAGAGAGCCCGGACAGCATTCTGATGAATTATATCTTTGACATCAGCGATCTGCTTCCCTTTGACCAGTGGCAGGAGCTGGAGCAGCGGGCCGGGAACATTTCCCAGCGGTATAGCTGCGGTGTCTATGCGGTTCTTGTGGACGACTATGAGGATTATGGTTCCGGGGATGTTTATGATGTGACTACCCAGATCTATCATTCCGGAGAAAACAGTTTCGGAATGGGCAGCGGACAGGATGGCATTATGATCCTTCTGAGTATGGAGGAGCGGGATTATGCCATGTTTGTTTACGGTAAAACTGCGGAATATGCCTTTAACAAATACGGACAGGAGCAGCTGGAAGGATGCTTTTTGGGCGATTTCGGAAATGATGACTGGTATGGCGGCATTTCCCACTACCTGGACGCATGCGATGAGTATCTTGCCAAAGCGGATGCAGGACATCCGGTGCGGGCCAACCCCTGGTGGGGGATTGGGCTGATGGTATTTCTGTCCTGTCTGGTGGCACTGGCGATCTGTGTGACACTGAGACGGAAGCTGAATAATGTCCGGCAGAAAGTGCAGGCTAACGAATATATTACCCCGGACGGGCTGTGCCTGGCAGACAGTTATGACCGTTACACACATACAACCCAAACCCGTACCAAAATCGAACGGGAAGGTTCGGATGGCGGCGGCCATACAAGCAGTTGCAGCGGCGGCGGCGGTTCGGGCCGCAGCGGGAAATTCTAA
- a CDS encoding zinc ribbon domain-containing protein, whose protein sequence is MEDNRRTTHSVDDYYPKPSRDEEPSQENLSNRPDAEDTDANDTRADRTDSYGSYADASDENGGAGFSDNSRDEDPYGQSSHSSEEYAGGTLTCPRCGNEVPANMNFCSLCGYHFPKTADTPYPLNNTRIDGYLADDIAQFVGPNYNTYLRKFQRVSEGHVSFNWAAAVFSNRWMAYRGMFRQAVIFSLILNAFSGIVSYLILTLFQSLGTQISDSTYLQLNMFSMALTVCVGLIVGLIGDSMYWKRAKKMMDQLSCRGREAVSDQRIARSLRAAGGCKMGYAILIIFFDLSINQIISAILSQLMGS, encoded by the coding sequence ATGGAAGATAACAGACGAACAACACACAGCGTGGACGATTATTATCCGAAGCCGTCCCGGGACGAGGAACCCTCACAGGAAAACCTTTCCAACCGCCCGGACGCAGAAGACACCGATGCGAACGACACCCGTGCCGACCGCACAGATTCCTATGGTTCTTATGCGGATGCTTCCGATGAAAACGGCGGCGCTGGTTTTTCCGATAACAGTCGCGACGAGGATCCTTACGGCCAGAGCAGCCACAGCTCTGAGGAGTATGCAGGTGGGACGCTGACCTGTCCCCGGTGCGGCAACGAGGTACCGGCCAACATGAATTTCTGCAGTCTGTGCGGCTATCATTTCCCGAAGACTGCGGACACCCCCTATCCACTGAACAATACCCGGATCGATGGCTATCTGGCCGACGACATCGCCCAGTTCGTGGGGCCAAACTATAACACCTATCTGAGGAAATTCCAGCGTGTATCTGAAGGACATGTCTCCTTCAACTGGGCCGCAGCTGTTTTTTCCAACCGCTGGATGGCCTATCGCGGCATGTTCCGCCAGGCTGTGATCTTTTCTCTGATCCTGAATGCTTTTTCCGGTATCGTTTCCTATCTGATCCTGACACTGTTCCAGTCACTGGGTACGCAGATTTCAGATTCCACGTACCTGCAGCTGAACATGTTTTCCATGGCACTCACTGTCTGTGTTGGCCTCATTGTCGGCCTCATCGGTGATTCCATGTACTGGAAACGGGCAAAGAAAATGATGGATCAGCTGTCCTGCCGGGGCAGAGAAGCCGTCTCCGACCAGCGCATTGCCCGGAGCCTGCGGGCCGCCGGCGGATGCAAGATGGGCTACGCCATCCTGATCATTTTCTTTGACCTGAGTATAAACCAGATCATCAGCGCCATCCTGTCACAGCTGATGGGATCATAA
- the rpmG gene encoding 50S ribosomal protein L33, producing MRTRITLACTECKQRNYNTTKDKKNHPDRMETKKYCRFCKRHTLHKETK from the coding sequence GTGCGTACGAGAATTACATTAGCGTGTACAGAATGCAAGCAGCGTAACTACAATACGACAAAGGACAAGAAGAATCATCCTGACCGGATGGAGACCAAGAAGTATTGCAGATTCTGCAAGAGACACACACTGCACAAAGAGACGAAGTAA
- the secE gene encoding preprotein translocase subunit SecE, which produces MGDSAKTEKAPKKSWFTGLKSEFKKIIWPDRKTLATQTTAVVVVSIAVGILIAVLDYIIQFGLNFLIG; this is translated from the coding sequence ATGGGAGATTCTGCCAAGACGGAAAAAGCCCCGAAGAAAAGCTGGTTTACAGGCCTGAAGTCTGAATTCAAGAAGATCATCTGGCCGGACCGCAAGACACTGGCTACCCAGACAACTGCTGTAGTAGTCGTATCCATTGCTGTAGGAATTCTTATTGCAGTCCTGGATTATATAATCCAGTTCGGTCTTAATTTCCTGATCGGCTGA
- the nusG gene encoding transcription termination/antitermination protein NusG, translating to MSETNWYVVHTYSGYENKVKANIEKTIENRHLEDQILEVRVPMQDVVEVKNGVQKQAQKKMFPGYVLINMVMNDDTWYVVRNTRGVTGFVGPGSKPVPLTEEEMRPLGVTPADVVVDFEEGDSITVIGGVWKDTVGVIQSINPGKQSVTINVELFGRETPVEIGFTEIKKM from the coding sequence ATGTCAGAGACAAACTGGTATGTAGTGCATACGTATTCCGGGTATGAGAATAAGGTAAAGGCGAATATCGAGAAGACCATCGAGAACCGGCATCTGGAAGATCAGATCCTTGAGGTCAGAGTGCCGATGCAGGACGTTGTCGAGGTGAAGAACGGTGTACAGAAGCAGGCTCAGAAGAAGATGTTTCCGGGCTATGTTCTGATCAATATGGTAATGAATGACGACACTTGGTATGTTGTCAGGAATACCAGAGGTGTTACCGGATTCGTTGGGCCGGGATCCAAGCCTGTGCCGCTCACGGAAGAGGAGATGAGACCGCTCGGCGTTACACCCGCAGATGTGGTGGTTGACTTCGAGGAAGGCGACAGCATCACAGTCATCGGCGGTGTCTGGAAGGATACAGTGGGCGTGATCCAGTCCATCAATCCTGGCAAACAGAGCGTGACGATCAACGTCGAATTGTTCGGCCGTGAGACTCCGGTCGAGATTGGTTTTACAGAGATCAAGAAGATGTAA
- the rplK gene encoding 50S ribosomal protein L11: MAKKVTGYIKLQIPAGKATPAPPVGPALGQHGVNIVQFTKEFNARTADKGDLIIPVVITVYADRSFSFVTKTPPAAVLLKKACNIKSGSAVPQKNKVATIKKSELQKIAETKMPDLNAGSIEAAMSMIAGTARSMGITVVDD, from the coding sequence ATGGCAAAGAAAGTTACAGGTTATATTAAATTGCAGATTCCGGCAGGCAAGGCAACCCCGGCTCCGCCGGTTGGTCCTGCACTTGGACAGCATGGTGTCAATATCGTTCAGTTCACCAAGGAGTTCAACGCAAGAACCGCTGATAAGGGTGACCTGATCATCCCTGTTGTTATTACCGTATATGCTGACAGAAGCTTCAGCTTTGTAACGAAGACTCCGCCGGCAGCAGTTCTGCTGAAGAAGGCTTGCAACATCAAGTCCGGTTCTGCAGTTCCGCAGAAGAACAAGGTTGCTACCATCAAGAAGTCCGAGCTTCAGAAGATCGCTGAGACCAAGATGCCTGACCTGAACGCAGGAAGCATCGAGGCTGCTATGAGCATGATCGCTGGTACAGCAAGAAGCATGGGCATCACTGTTGTTGACGACTAA
- the rplA gene encoding 50S ribosomal protein L1 translates to MKRGKKYTEAAKAIDRATLYDPAEAIALVKKSAVAKFDETIEVHIRTGCDGRHADQQIRGAVVLPHGTGKQVRVLVFAKGDKVAEAEAAGAEFVGGEELMHKIQSENWFDFDVVVATPDMMGVVGRLGRVLGPKGLMPNPKAGTVTMDVTKAVKDIKAGKIEYRLDKTNIVHAPIGKASFTEEQLSDNFQTLMGAINKAKPAAVKGQYLKSVTLTSTMGPGIKVNPIKLA, encoded by the coding sequence ATGAAAAGAGGAAAGAAATACACAGAGGCTGCAAAGGCAATCGACCGCGCAACCCTTTATGATCCGGCTGAGGCTATTGCTCTTGTAAAGAAGTCTGCAGTAGCAAAGTTTGACGAGACAATCGAGGTACACATCAGAACAGGCTGTGACGGACGTCACGCTGACCAGCAGATCCGTGGTGCAGTTGTACTCCCTCACGGAACTGGTAAGCAGGTTCGTGTACTCGTATTCGCAAAGGGCGACAAGGTTGCAGAGGCAGAGGCTGCAGGAGCAGAATTTGTCGGCGGCGAGGAGCTGATGCACAAGATCCAGAGCGAGAACTGGTTTGATTTCGACGTTGTTGTTGCAACTCCTGACATGATGGGCGTTGTAGGACGTCTGGGCCGTGTACTTGGACCGAAGGGCTTAATGCCTAACCCGAAGGCTGGTACCGTAACCATGGATGTTACAAAGGCTGTTAAAGATATCAAAGCTGGTAAGATTGAGTACCGCCTGGACAAGACAAATATCGTTCACGCACCGATCGGAAAGGCTTCCTTCACAGAGGAGCAGTTATCCGACAACTTCCAGACGCTTATGGGTGCAATTAACAAGGCAAAACCTGCCGCTGTCAAAGGTCAGTATCTGAAGAGCGTAACGCTTACTTCTACGATGGGACCTGGCATTAAGGTAAACCCGATCAAATTAGCTTAA
- the rplL gene encoding 50S ribosomal protein L7/L12, whose product MAKLTTAEFIEAIKELSVLELNELVKACEEEFGVSAAAGVVVAAAGGAAEAAEEKTEFDVELTEVGGAKVKVIKVVREITGLGLKEAKDLVDGAPKVLKEGVSKEEAEGIKTKLEAEGAKVTIK is encoded by the coding sequence ATGGCAAAGTTAACAACCGCTGAGTTTATCGAAGCTATCAAAGAGTTAAGCGTATTAGAGTTAAACGAGTTAGTAAAAGCATGTGAAGAGGAGTTCGGTGTATCCGCAGCAGCAGGCGTTGTTGTAGCAGCAGCAGGCGGCGCAGCTGAGGCAGCTGAGGAGAAGACTGAGTTCGACGTTGAGCTGACTGAGGTTGGCGGCGCTAAGGTTAAGGTTATCAAGGTTGTTCGTGAGATCACCGGCCTGGGCCTGAAGGAAGCTAAGGATCTCGTAGACGGAGCTCCGAAGGTTCTGAAAGAGGGCGTTTCCAAGGAAGAGGCTGAGGGCATCAAGACCAAACTCGAGGCTGAGGGCGCTAAAGTTACCATCAAATAA